A section of the Bradyrhizobium oligotrophicum S58 genome encodes:
- a CDS encoding N-acetylmuramoyl-L-alanine amidase, with translation MWASDKDYRNGPANYAANSHDAPQQPESTMSISIKKGFGYRDGSPFPFKKSPNHGGALKPRFIVIHDTASGLKDDGDISWLTNQAAKVSAHVVVSREGKITQLVPFNVVAWHAGQSQWKGLKFMNSYAIGIEIDNPGKLQKVSDGVYKNDVCTIDTNENPSLKVEYAKTAAHGAGYWLHYSPEQIAAVTDLCFALAQAFKIEDIITHWMISPGRKIDTNPLYPLDQLRASVLPYKPVGLMGTLDGGERQDSDESGEEHVTLEPPCDVQDESATKPGKLKAFIKSKLTAGTGLFTGLSLSSFTGLLTDWKVIVALGGVIIVGLGVWFWIDRDDG, from the coding sequence TTGTGGGCGTCCGATAAGGACTACCGAAACGGTCCCGCCAACTACGCGGCTAATAGCCATGATGCTCCCCAACAACCGGAGAGCACCATGTCGATCAGTATCAAGAAGGGGTTCGGCTATCGTGACGGGTCACCGTTCCCGTTCAAGAAGAGCCCGAACCACGGCGGCGCTCTGAAGCCGCGCTTCATCGTCATTCACGATACCGCGTCTGGTCTCAAGGACGACGGCGACATTTCGTGGCTTACTAATCAGGCGGCGAAGGTCTCCGCGCACGTCGTCGTGAGCCGCGAGGGCAAGATCACCCAGCTCGTTCCGTTCAACGTGGTCGCATGGCACGCCGGTCAGTCCCAATGGAAAGGGCTGAAGTTCATGAACAGCTACGCCATTGGGATCGAGATCGATAACCCTGGCAAGCTTCAGAAGGTGTCGGACGGCGTCTATAAGAACGACGTCTGCACGATCGACACGAACGAGAACCCATCGCTGAAGGTCGAGTACGCGAAGACGGCGGCTCACGGTGCGGGCTATTGGCTGCACTACAGCCCAGAGCAGATCGCGGCCGTCACCGATCTGTGCTTCGCGCTCGCGCAAGCGTTCAAAATCGAGGACATCATCACGCATTGGATGATCTCCCCCGGCCGGAAGATCGACACCAACCCGCTATACCCGCTCGATCAGTTGCGTGCGTCTGTGCTGCCCTACAAGCCGGTCGGTCTTATGGGCACGCTGGACGGCGGCGAGCGGCAGGACAGCGACGAGTCCGGTGAGGAGCACGTCACGCTCGAACCGCCGTGCGACGTGCAAGACGAGAGCGCGACGAAGCCCGGCAAGCTGAAGGCGTTCATCAAGAGCAAGCTCACGGCGGGCACCGGCCTGTTCACCGGCCTTTCGCTGTCGTCCTTCACGGGCCTGCTCACCGACTGGAAGGTGATCGTGGCGCTGGGCGGAGTGATCATCGTGGGCCTGGGCGTGTGGTTCTGGATCGACCGCGATGATGGCTAA
- a CDS encoding PBECR3 domain-containing polyvalent protein, which translates to MPVNVVNKTLGTELEVGDVILTRGAQRHANRRHPEDYPKCLPHLASVIANPRYIGDDHTNSGIEIWGYVATLGALVLVAVELIPDDEGRYHISSFYMVSEKKADARRLKGFLKVAQ; encoded by the coding sequence ATGCCGGTGAACGTGGTCAACAAGACCTTAGGAACCGAGCTTGAGGTCGGTGATGTCATTTTGACGCGCGGTGCGCAGCGGCACGCGAACAGGCGTCACCCCGAGGATTATCCAAAGTGCCTGCCGCACTTGGCGAGTGTAATTGCTAATCCTCGATACATCGGGGACGATCACACCAACAGCGGGATTGAGATTTGGGGCTATGTTGCCACTTTAGGAGCGCTCGTGCTCGTTGCCGTCGAGCTTATCCCGGATGATGAAGGGAGATACCATATTTCTAGCTTTTACATGGTCTCCGAGAAAAAAGCCGATGCCCGCAGGTTGAAGGGCTTCTTGAAAGTAGCACAATAG
- a CDS encoding coiled-coil domain-containing protein, translating into MVEPIMYFAIGFLIAMLCALMIVPLVHNRAVRLTTRRLEAATPLSMAEIQADKDQLRAEFAMSARRLEMSVDALKNKATGQLADLGKKTDAINRMKIELGEKNAAIFALEAREKALKDQLRATEEEFAAKTEALRAAEQALKEKQAEQVRLTTELNDKALLADSRQVELVSVKTQVEELRSRVSDAEKEFSATQARLTLERDESDTATRALNDARARVENLSQRVTELDRQLIVQVKEAEMLATRVADLEGRLSTQGKLLAERDFENNQLREANAAADRALKELREEFAGMGSGKSAAFERLKSEKATLEEQLQAARDERTKLQREMNAIQQQAESTWAQERMENALLRERINDIAAEVAKLAMQIEGPNSTIEAMLAAEPATKPANANGVPAPTGTATGAPQGGTLADRIRALQSHASRARQIGA; encoded by the coding sequence ATGGTCGAGCCGATCATGTATTTTGCGATCGGTTTTCTGATCGCCATGCTCTGTGCCCTCATGATCGTGCCGCTGGTGCACAATCGTGCGGTGCGCCTGACGACGCGCCGGCTCGAGGCGGCGACGCCGCTGTCGATGGCCGAGATCCAGGCCGACAAGGACCAGCTGCGCGCGGAGTTCGCGATGTCGGCGCGGCGGCTGGAGATGAGCGTCGACGCGCTCAAGAACAAGGCCACTGGCCAGCTCGCCGATCTCGGCAAGAAGACCGACGCCATCAACCGCATGAAGATCGAGCTCGGCGAGAAGAACGCCGCGATCTTCGCGCTGGAGGCGCGCGAGAAGGCGCTGAAGGACCAGCTGCGCGCGACGGAAGAAGAGTTCGCCGCCAAGACCGAGGCGCTGCGCGCCGCCGAGCAGGCGCTGAAGGAGAAGCAGGCCGAGCAGGTCCGCCTGACCACCGAGCTCAACGACAAGGCACTGCTGGCCGACAGCCGCCAGGTCGAGCTGGTCTCGGTCAAGACCCAGGTCGAGGAGCTGCGCAGCCGCGTCTCCGACGCCGAGAAGGAATTCTCCGCGACCCAGGCGCGCCTGACGCTGGAGCGCGACGAATCCGACACCGCGACCAGGGCGCTCAACGACGCCCGCGCGCGGGTCGAGAATCTGAGCCAGCGCGTCACCGAGCTCGACCGCCAGCTGATCGTCCAGGTCAAGGAAGCCGAGATGCTGGCGACGCGCGTCGCCGACCTCGAGGGCCGGCTGTCGACCCAGGGCAAGCTGCTCGCCGAGCGCGATTTCGAGAACAACCAGCTGCGCGAGGCCAATGCGGCGGCCGATCGCGCCCTGAAGGAGCTGCGCGAGGAGTTCGCCGGCATGGGCAGCGGCAAGTCGGCCGCGTTCGAGCGCCTGAAGTCCGAGAAGGCCACGCTTGAAGAGCAACTGCAGGCCGCCCGCGACGAGCGCACCAAGCTGCAGCGCGAGATGAACGCGATCCAGCAGCAGGCCGAGAGCACCTGGGCCCAGGAGCGGATGGAGAACGCGCTGCTGCGCGAGCGCATCAACGACATCGCCGCCGAGGTCGCCAAGCTCGCGATGCAGATCGAGGGCCCCAACTCGACCATCGAGGCCATGCTGGCCGCCGAGCCCGCGACCAAGCCCGCTAATGCCAACGGCGTTCCCGCTCCGACGGGTACAGCCACGGGCGCCCCTCAGGGCGGCACCCTCGCCGACCGCATCCGCGCGCTGCAGTCCCACGCCTCCCGCGCCCGCCAGATCGGGGCTTGA
- a CDS encoding DUF1134 domain-containing protein has protein sequence MSFAIRLAATTLAAVLAMTASVAAQQAPPPAPPPQGAPPYQAAPPYQQPAPPPQRAPAPDSFGPDELVNAGHRFFGNVSRGLASVIERAVSQWGLPNGYILGEEGAGAFVAGLRYGEGTLYTKNAGDLRVYWQGPSLGFDWGGDGARTMTLVYNLPATSAIYQRFVGIDGSAYIVGGFGMTALTANNIVLVPIRSGIGLRLGANVGYLKFTPSATWNPF, from the coding sequence ATGAGTTTCGCAATCCGCCTCGCCGCCACGACGCTTGCGGCCGTTCTGGCCATGACCGCGTCGGTCGCCGCGCAGCAGGCGCCCCCGCCTGCGCCGCCGCCCCAGGGAGCGCCCCCCTACCAGGCCGCGCCGCCTTACCAGCAGCCCGCGCCGCCGCCGCAGCGCGCCCCGGCCCCGGACAGCTTCGGGCCGGACGAGCTGGTCAATGCCGGCCACCGCTTCTTCGGCAACGTCTCGCGCGGCCTCGCCTCGGTGATCGAGCGCGCGGTCAGCCAATGGGGCCTGCCGAACGGCTACATCCTGGGCGAGGAGGGCGCCGGCGCCTTCGTCGCCGGGCTTCGTTACGGCGAGGGCACGCTCTACACCAAGAACGCCGGCGATCTCCGCGTCTACTGGCAGGGCCCCTCGCTCGGCTTCGACTGGGGCGGCGACGGCGCACGCACCATGACCTTGGTCTACAACCTGCCGGCGACGAGCGCGATCTATCAGCGCTTCGTCGGCATCGACGGCTCCGCCTATATCGTCGGCGGCTTCGGCATGACGGCGCTGACGGCGAACAACATCGTGCTGGTGCCGATCAGGTCCGGCATCGGCCTGCGGCTCGGCGCCAATGTCGGCTACCTCAAATTCACCCCGAGTGCGACCTGGAACCCGTTCTGA
- a CDS encoding YHS domain-containing (seleno)protein, with amino-acid sequence MTAQRQQRNWSGSKPLFCRAIAVIALVALLLPPIGAPAATTQRIIANRFSGLAIDGFDPVSYFVDGQALMGLPDFEAAQGGVVWRFRNEGNRASFLAHPEVYGPQFGGYDPTDVARGVTVAGNPRLFAVVEERLFLFSREDTRDAFAADPARYLPRAEARWPALEQDLPQ; translated from the coding sequence ATGACCGCACAACGGCAACAACGGAACTGGAGCGGCTCAAAGCCGCTGTTTTGCCGCGCAATTGCCGTCATCGCGCTCGTCGCGCTGCTGCTGCCGCCGATCGGCGCGCCAGCGGCCACCACCCAGCGGATCATCGCCAACCGCTTCAGCGGGCTCGCGATCGACGGCTTCGATCCCGTTTCCTATTTCGTCGACGGTCAGGCCCTGATGGGCCTGCCGGATTTCGAGGCGGCGCAGGGCGGGGTGGTCTGGCGGTTCCGCAACGAGGGCAACCGCGCCTCCTTCCTGGCCCATCCGGAGGTCTATGGTCCGCAATTCGGCGGCTACGATCCGACTGACGTCGCGCGCGGCGTCACCGTGGCCGGCAACCCGCGCCTGTTCGCCGTGGTCGAGGAGCGGCTGTTCCTGTTCAGCCGCGAGGATACAAGGGACGCCTTCGCTGCCGATCCCGCGCGCTACCTGCCGCGGGCGGAGGCGCGCTGGCCGGCGCTGGAGCAGGATCTGCCGCAGTGA
- the cysQ gene encoding 3'(2'),5'-bisphosphate nucleotidase CysQ produces MTTGPTAATVGIEAAAALMTPLTELVVQAAHAIMAVNRRAMCVTDKSDGSPVTEADLAADRVIAEGLARLAPEIPALSEERVGASTGPFKGSFFLIDPLDGTKEFVAGRGEFTVNLALVSDASPLLGIVCAPAIGLIWRGLVGRGAERLSFSEAGLGAAEPIRTRPMPKPGEAWVAAVSRSHGDPGSEALIAARPGAIRLQLGSAVKFGRLAEGLADIYPRLGPTSEWDVAAGHAVVTAAGGTVTSETGAPLRFGERTDGFIIPAFIAWGDPAAVKV; encoded by the coding sequence ATGACGACGGGCCCGACCGCAGCAACCGTCGGCATCGAGGCTGCCGCAGCGCTGATGACGCCCCTGACCGAGCTCGTCGTCCAGGCCGCCCATGCGATCATGGCCGTGAACCGGCGCGCGATGTGCGTCACCGATAAATCCGACGGCTCGCCGGTCACCGAGGCCGATCTCGCCGCCGACCGCGTCATCGCCGAGGGCCTGGCGCGGCTGGCGCCCGAGATCCCGGCCCTGTCGGAGGAACGGGTCGGGGCGAGCACGGGGCCGTTCAAGGGCAGCTTCTTTCTGATCGACCCGCTCGACGGCACCAAGGAGTTCGTCGCCGGCCGCGGCGAATTCACGGTCAATCTGGCGCTGGTGAGCGATGCGAGCCCGCTGCTCGGCATCGTCTGCGCGCCGGCGATCGGCCTGATCTGGCGCGGCCTCGTCGGCCGCGGCGCCGAGCGGCTGTCGTTCTCGGAGGCAGGTCTGGGCGCCGCGGAGCCGATCCGCACCCGTCCCATGCCGAAGCCGGGCGAGGCCTGGGTCGCCGCGGTCAGCCGTTCGCATGGCGATCCCGGCAGCGAGGCCCTGATTGCGGCGCGTCCGGGCGCCATCCGCCTGCAGCTCGGCTCGGCCGTGAAGTTCGGCCGGCTGGCCGAGGGCCTGGCCGACATCTACCCCCGGCTCGGCCCGACTTCAGAATGGGACGTCGCGGCAGGCCATGCCGTGGTCACGGCCGCCGGCGGCACCGTCACCAGCGAGACCGGCGCACCGCTGCGGTTCGGCGAGCGCACCGACGGCTTCATCATACCGGCCTTCATCGCCTGGGGCGATCCTGCGGCCGTGAAGGTCTGA
- the chpT gene encoding histidine phosphotransferase ChpT has product MSGTSSPEIANPIPAPDTLELAALLCSKVCHDLISPVGAIVNGLEVLDDNPKPEDREFALELIRKSAKTASARLQFCRLAFGAAGSAGAQIDVGDAQTMARGHIEDAKTSITWNLPRLLLPKNRVKLLLNMMVVAQQTIPRGGVLTVDPIGEGETMSFRVAATGLNARLPQNIVNLLAGAHQSTIDAHAVQPYYTRLLADACGLKVTLAADGDAMVVQAS; this is encoded by the coding sequence ATGTCCGGCACGTCCTCTCCAGAGATCGCCAATCCGATTCCCGCTCCCGATACGCTCGAACTTGCCGCTCTGCTCTGCTCGAAGGTCTGTCACGACCTGATTAGTCCGGTCGGAGCGATCGTCAACGGGCTCGAGGTGCTCGACGACAATCCGAAGCCCGAGGACCGCGAATTCGCGCTGGAGCTGATCCGCAAGAGCGCCAAGACGGCGTCGGCGCGGCTGCAGTTCTGCCGGCTGGCGTTCGGCGCCGCCGGCTCGGCGGGCGCGCAGATCGACGTCGGCGACGCGCAGACCATGGCGCGCGGCCACATCGAGGACGCCAAGACCTCCATCACCTGGAATCTGCCGCGGCTGCTGCTGCCCAAGAACCGGGTCAAGCTGCTGCTCAACATGATGGTCGTGGCACAGCAGACGATCCCGCGCGGCGGCGTTCTCACCGTCGATCCGATCGGCGAGGGCGAGACGATGAGCTTCCGTGTTGCCGCGACCGGGCTCAATGCCCGCCTGCCGCAGAACATCGTCAACCTGCTCGCCGGCGCGCACCAGTCGACCATCGATGCCCACGCCGTGCAGCCCTATTACACGCGCCTGCTTGCCGACGCCTGCGGCCTGAAGGTGACGCTGGCCGCCGACGGCGACGCGATGGTCGTGCAGGCCTCCTGA
- a CDS encoding hybrid sensor histidine kinase/response regulator yields MDDLLREFLTETSESLDTVDNQLVRFEQEPNNAKILDNIFRLVHTIKGTCGFLGLPRLEALAHAAETLMGKFRDGMPVTGEAVTLILTTIDRIKDILGQLEANEAEPEGEDRDLISELEAMVERGMAAMAAAEAAPPLVPAAAAPAAAPAMTQGSLIDQTLERPLRPGEVSLDELERAFRETAIEMAPAHEKAPEAKPAEHKPAAPAPIAKAEPAKAEAKAEAKAEAPKKAARPKANADGEVHENDKVANQSIRVNVDTLEHLMTMVSELVLTRNQLLEIARRNEDTEFKVPLQRLSNVTAELQEGVMKTRMQPIGNAWQKLPRIVRDLATELGKQIELEMHGADTELDRQVLDLIKDPLTHMVRNSADHGLETMAERAAANKPDQGTIRLSAYHEGGHIIICIADNGRGLNTERIKAKAVANGLVTEAELEKMTEAQIHKFIFEPGFSTAAAVTSVSGRGVGMDVVRTNIDQIGGTIDVKSVAGEGTSVTIKIPLTLAIVSALIVEAGGDRFAIPQLSVVELVRARANSEHRIERIKDTAVLRLRNKLLPLMHLKKLLKIDDGSSTDPENGFIVVTQVGSQTFGIVVDSVFHTEEIVVKPMSTKLRHIDMFSGNTILGDGAVIMIIDPNGIAKALGASGSASQAVADEHAAHHIIGGEQLTSLLVFRAGTAQPKAVPLALVTRLEEIAADKIEISNGRYMVQYRDQLMPLVQMEGVSVQTTGSQPILVFADETRAMGLVVDEIIDIVEERLNIQVSGARDGILGSAVIKGQATEVIDVGHFLPMAFADWFIRKEMHTDSQTQSVLLVDDSPFFRNMLAPVLKSAGYKVRTAASAIEGLATLRSGHTFDIVVTDIEMPEMNGFEFAEAIRSDQNLHELPVIAVSSLVSPAAIERGRQAGLYDYIAKFDRPGLIAALKEQIEERARADANRRAA; encoded by the coding sequence ATGGATGATCTGTTGCGTGAGTTCCTGACGGAGACCAGCGAGAGCCTGGATACCGTCGACAATCAGTTGGTGCGGTTCGAGCAGGAGCCGAATAACGCCAAGATCCTGGATAACATCTTCCGCCTGGTACACACGATCAAGGGAACTTGCGGCTTCCTCGGCCTGCCGCGGCTCGAAGCCCTGGCGCACGCCGCCGAAACCCTGATGGGCAAATTCCGCGACGGCATGCCGGTGACCGGCGAGGCCGTGACCTTGATCCTGACCACCATCGACCGCATCAAGGACATCCTGGGACAGCTCGAGGCCAACGAGGCCGAGCCCGAAGGCGAGGACCGCGACCTCATCAGCGAGCTCGAGGCGATGGTCGAGCGCGGCATGGCCGCCATGGCCGCCGCCGAGGCCGCGCCACCTCTCGTCCCGGCTGCGGCAGCACCGGCGGCCGCGCCCGCGATGACGCAGGGCTCACTGATCGACCAGACGCTGGAGCGGCCGCTGCGTCCGGGCGAGGTGTCGCTCGACGAATTGGAGCGCGCCTTCCGCGAGACCGCGATCGAGATGGCGCCCGCGCATGAAAAGGCGCCTGAAGCCAAACCTGCTGAGCACAAGCCGGCTGCACCGGCGCCGATCGCCAAGGCCGAGCCCGCCAAGGCGGAAGCAAAGGCGGAGGCCAAGGCTGAAGCGCCGAAGAAGGCGGCGCGGCCCAAGGCCAATGCCGACGGCGAGGTGCATGAGAACGACAAGGTCGCCAACCAGTCGATCCGCGTCAATGTCGACACGCTCGAACATCTGATGACGATGGTCTCGGAGCTGGTGCTGACCCGCAACCAACTGCTCGAGATTGCCCGCCGCAACGAGGACACCGAGTTCAAGGTACCGCTGCAGCGGCTCTCCAACGTCACCGCCGAGCTGCAGGAGGGCGTCATGAAGACGCGCATGCAGCCGATCGGCAATGCCTGGCAGAAGCTGCCGCGCATCGTCCGCGACCTCGCGACCGAACTCGGCAAGCAGATCGAGCTCGAGATGCACGGCGCCGACACCGAGCTCGACCGCCAGGTGCTCGACCTGATCAAGGATCCGCTCACCCACATGGTGCGCAACTCCGCCGATCACGGCCTGGAGACGATGGCCGAGCGCGCCGCCGCCAACAAGCCGGACCAGGGCACGATCCGCCTCTCCGCCTATCATGAAGGCGGCCACATCATCATCTGCATCGCCGACAACGGCCGCGGCCTCAACACCGAGCGCATCAAGGCCAAGGCGGTCGCGAACGGTCTCGTCACCGAGGCCGAGCTCGAGAAGATGACGGAAGCGCAGATCCACAAGTTCATCTTCGAGCCGGGCTTCTCGACGGCGGCCGCCGTCACCTCGGTCTCCGGCCGCGGCGTCGGCATGGACGTGGTGCGCACCAACATCGACCAGATCGGCGGCACCATCGACGTCAAGTCGGTGGCCGGCGAGGGCACCTCGGTCACCATCAAGATCCCGCTGACGCTCGCCATCGTCTCGGCGCTGATCGTCGAAGCCGGTGGCGACCGCTTCGCGATCCCGCAGCTGTCCGTGGTCGAACTGGTGCGCGCGCGCGCCAATTCCGAGCACCGCATCGAGCGCATCAAGGACACGGCCGTGCTGCGCCTGCGCAACAAGCTGCTGCCGCTGATGCATCTGAAGAAGCTGCTGAAGATCGATGACGGCTCGTCGACCGATCCGGAGAACGGCTTCATCGTGGTGACGCAGGTCGGCAGCCAGACCTTCGGCATCGTGGTCGACAGCGTGTTCCACACCGAGGAAATCGTCGTCAAGCCGATGTCGACCAAGCTGCGGCACATCGACATGTTCTCGGGCAACACCATCCTCGGCGACGGCGCCGTCATCATGATCATCGATCCGAACGGCATCGCGAAAGCGCTCGGCGCATCCGGTTCGGCTTCGCAGGCTGTCGCCGACGAGCATGCCGCGCATCACATCATCGGCGGCGAGCAGCTCACCTCGCTGCTGGTGTTCCGCGCCGGCACGGCGCAGCCCAAGGCGGTGCCGCTGGCGCTGGTCACGCGCCTGGAAGAGATCGCGGCCGACAAGATCGAGATCTCCAACGGCCGCTACATGGTGCAGTATCGCGATCAGCTGATGCCGCTGGTGCAGATGGAAGGCGTGTCGGTACAGACCACCGGCTCGCAGCCGATCCTGGTGTTCGCCGACGAGACCCGCGCGATGGGCCTCGTGGTCGACGAGATCATCGACATCGTCGAGGAGCGGCTCAACATCCAGGTCTCCGGCGCCCGCGACGGCATCCTCGGCTCGGCGGTGATCAAGGGCCAGGCGACGGAAGTGATCGACGTCGGCCACTTCCTGCCGATGGCGTTCGCCGACTGGTTCATCCGCAAGGAGATGCACACCGACTCGCAGACGCAGTCGGTGCTGCTGGTCGACGACTCGCCGTTCTTCCGCAACATGCTGGCACCGGTGCTGAAGTCGGCCGGCTACAAGGTGCGCACGGCGGCCTCGGCGATCGAGGGCCTGGCCACGCTGCGCTCCGGGCACACCTTCGACATCGTGGTCACCGACATCGAGATGCCGGAAATGAACGGCTTCGAGTTTGCCGAGGCGATCCGCTCCGACCAGAACCTGCATGAGCTGCCGGTCATCGCCGTGTCGTCGCTGGTGTCGCCGGCGGCGATCGAGCGCGGCCGCCAGGCCGGGCTCTACGACTACATCGCCAAGTTCGACCGGCCCGGCCTGATCGCGGCGCTGAAGGAACAGATCGAGGAACGGGCGCGCGCCGACGCCAACCGGCGGGCCGCGTGA
- a CDS encoding chemotaxis protein CheW, with the protein MSSKIETTDGAAVEYVTAMIGGQLFGLPISRVQDVFMPERLTRVPLSSAEIAGVLNLRGRIVTVVDMRARLGLARADDGKPPMAVGVDLRGESYGLLIDQIGEVLRLPEESREENPVNLDPRMAKLAGGVHRLDGQLMVILDVDRVLELAADKMAA; encoded by the coding sequence ATGAGCAGCAAGATCGAAACCACCGACGGCGCGGCCGTCGAATACGTCACCGCGATGATCGGCGGCCAGCTGTTCGGCCTGCCGATCTCGCGGGTGCAGGACGTGTTCATGCCGGAGCGGCTGACGCGGGTGCCGCTGTCGTCGGCTGAGATCGCCGGCGTTCTGAACCTGCGCGGCCGCATCGTCACCGTGGTCGACATGCGGGCGCGGCTCGGCCTCGCCCGGGCCGATGACGGCAAGCCGCCGATGGCGGTCGGCGTCGACCTGCGCGGCGAGTCCTATGGTCTCTTGATCGACCAGATCGGCGAGGTGCTGCGGCTGCCCGAAGAGAGCCGGGAGGAGAACCCGGTGAACCTCGATCCGCGCATGGCGAAGCTCGCGGGCGGCGTGCACCGTCTCGATGGACAGCTGATGGTCATCCTCGATGTCGATCGCGTGCTCGAACTGGCGGCTGACAAGATGGCGGCGTGA
- a CDS encoding response regulator, translated as MRTCLVVDDSSVIRKVARRILEGLDFQIVEAEDGEQALEICKRGLPDAVLLDWNMPVMDGYEFLGNLRRMPGGDAPKVVFCTTENDVAHIARALHAGANEYIMKPFDKDIVTAKFQEVGLI; from the coding sequence ATGAGAACGTGTCTGGTAGTTGACGATTCGAGCGTCATTCGAAAAGTGGCGCGGCGCATTCTGGAAGGTCTGGATTTCCAGATCGTCGAAGCGGAGGACGGTGAGCAGGCGCTCGAAATCTGCAAGCGCGGGCTGCCCGATGCGGTCCTGCTCGACTGGAACATGCCGGTGATGGACGGCTATGAGTTCCTCGGCAATCTCAGGCGCATGCCTGGCGGCGATGCGCCGAAGGTCGTGTTCTGCACCACCGAGAACGACGTCGCGCACATTGCGCGGGCGCTGCACGCCGGTGCCAACGAGTACATCATGAAGCCGTTCGACAAAGACATCGTGACAGCCAAATTCCAGGAAGTCGGGCTGATCTGA
- a CDS encoding protein-glutamate methylesterase/protein-glutamine glutaminase has translation MSVALASSSIPSSTRQEPLRVMVVDDSVVIRGMISRWIASEPDMVVAASLRTGLEAVNQIDRVNPDVAVLDIEMPELDGIAALPKLLAKKKNLAVIMASTLTRRNAEISFKALSLGAADYIPKPESTREASAADNFHFDLIQKIRTLGAKARRTAPVPHAPAAPHVQELRPAPALRPAVAHAPTPAVSAQIARRSFSSQMPKVLLIGSSTGGPQALMSVVTELGPVIDRFPVLITQHMPPTFTTILAEHLARSSRRPAHEAIDGEVVKPGQIYLAPGGRHMRVARHGAEVVIALDNGPPVNFCKPAVDPLFTSAVDVWQGSTLAVILTGMGSDGMRGGKDIVAAGGSVIAQDEATSVVWGMPGAAANAGICAAILPLNQIAPKLVRLFAGDRS, from the coding sequence ATGAGCGTCGCGTTGGCCAGTTCTTCGATTCCAAGTTCGACCAGACAGGAACCTCTCCGGGTGATGGTCGTGGACGATTCCGTCGTCATCCGCGGCATGATCTCGCGTTGGATCGCGTCTGAGCCCGATATGGTGGTGGCGGCCTCGCTGCGGACTGGCCTCGAGGCCGTGAACCAGATCGATCGCGTCAATCCCGACGTCGCCGTGCTCGACATCGAGATGCCCGAACTCGACGGCATCGCGGCGTTGCCGAAGCTGCTCGCCAAGAAGAAGAACCTTGCCGTCATCATGGCCTCCACGCTCACGCGCCGCAACGCGGAGATCAGCTTCAAGGCGCTGTCGCTCGGCGCGGCCGACTACATTCCCAAGCCCGAGAGCACGCGCGAGGCGTCGGCTGCCGACAATTTCCACTTCGACCTGATCCAGAAGATCCGAACGCTTGGCGCCAAGGCGCGCCGCACGGCTCCGGTCCCGCATGCGCCGGCGGCTCCGCATGTTCAGGAGCTGAGGCCTGCGCCGGCGCTGCGCCCCGCCGTGGCACACGCTCCGACGCCGGCAGTGTCGGCCCAGATCGCGCGCCGCTCCTTCAGCAGTCAGATGCCGAAGGTGTTGCTGATCGGATCGTCGACCGGAGGCCCGCAGGCGCTGATGTCGGTGGTCACCGAACTCGGCCCGGTCATCGACCGCTTTCCGGTGCTGATCACCCAGCACATGCCGCCGACCTTCACCACGATCCTGGCCGAGCATCTTGCACGCTCGAGCCGCCGGCCCGCCCACGAGGCCATCGATGGCGAGGTCGTCAAGCCGGGCCAGATCTATCTCGCGCCGGGTGGACGCCACATGCGCGTCGCACGTCATGGCGCCGAGGTCGTGATCGCGCTCGACAATGGTCCGCCGGTCAATTTCTGCAAGCCGGCCGTCGATCCTTTGTTCACGTCCGCCGTCGACGTCTGGCAGGGCAGCACGCTGGCCGTGATTCTGACCGGCATGGGCTCCGACGGCATGCGCGGCGGCAAGGACATCGTGGCGGCGGGCGGCAGCGTGATCGCGCAGGACGAGGCGACGAGCGTGGTCTGGGGCATGCCTGGCGCGGCCGCCAACGCCGGAATCTGCGCGGCTATCCTTCCGTTGAATCAGATTGCACCGAAGCTGGTCCGTCTGTTTGCAGGAGACCGCTCGTGA